A single genomic interval of Dromiciops gliroides isolate mDroGli1 chromosome 1, mDroGli1.pri, whole genome shotgun sequence harbors:
- the RSRC2 gene encoding arginine/serine-rich coiled-coil protein 2 isoform X1, whose amino-acid sequence MAASDTERDGIATEKSSPDREKKKEQSDASVSPRASKHHYSRSRSRSRERKRKSDNEGRKHRSRSRSKEARRHESKDKSSKKHKSEDHNDKEHSSDKGRERLNSSENGEDRHKRKERKSSRGRSHSRSRSRERRHRSRSRERKKSRSRSRERKKSRSRSRERKRRVRSRSRSRSRHRHRTRSRSRTRSRSRERKKRIEKPRRFSRSLSRTPSPPPFRGRNTAMDAQEALARRLERAKKLQEQREKEMVEKQKQQEIVAAAAATGGSVLNVAALLASGTQVTPQIAMAAQMAALQAKALAETGIAVPSYYNPAAVNPMKFAEQEKKRKMLWQGKKEGDKSQSAEIWEKLNFGNKDQNVKFRKLMGIKSEDEAGCSSVDEESYKTLKQQEEVFRNLDAQYEMARSQTHTQRGMGLGFTSSMRGMDAV is encoded by the exons ATGGCG GCTAGTGACACAGAACGAGATGGAATAGCCACAGAAAAGTCATCTccagatagagagaaaaaaaaggagcagtcagatgCCTCTGTTTCTCCTAGAGCATCAAAACATCATTATTCAAGATCACGGTCGAGGTCAAGAGAAAGAAAACGGAAGTCAG ataatgaaggaagaaaacacaGAAGCCGGAGCAGAAGCAAAGAG GCAAGAAGACATGAATCCAAAGATAAGTCCTCCAAGAAACATAAATCTGAGGACCATAATGACAAAGAACATTCTTCTgataagggaagagagagactaAATTCATCTGAAAATGGTGAGGACAGACACAAGCGAAAAGAAAGGAAGTCATCAAGAGGCAGAAGTCATTCAAGATCTAGGTCTCGGGAAAG GCGTCATCGTAGTAGAAGCAGAGAACGGAAGAAGTCAAGGTCCAGGAGCAGGGAGCGAAAGAAGTCAAGGTCCAGGAGCAGGGAAAGAAAGCGTCGGGTTAGATCTCGATCGCGGTCAAGGTCAAGGCATAGGCATAGAACCAGGAGTCGAAGTAGGACAAGGAGCAGAAGCcg agaaagaaagaagagaattgaaAAACCACGAAGATTTAGCCGAAGTTTAAGTCGGACGCCCAGTCCGCCTCCTTTTAGAGGGCGAAACACAGCAATGGATGCACAAGAAGCATTAGCTCGAAG GTTGGAAAGAGCAAAGAAATTGcaagaacagagagaaaaagaaatggttgaAAAACAGAAACAGCAAGAAATAGTAGCAG cAGCTGCAGCTACAGGAGGGTCTGTCCTCAATGTTGCTGCCCTTCTAGCATCTGGAACACAAGTAACTCCTCAGATAGCTATGGCAGCTCAAATGGCTGCACTACAGGCCAAAGCATTGGCAGAGACGGGAATAGCTGTACCTAGCTATTACAATCCAGCAGCTGTGAATCCAATGAAATTTGctgaacaagaaaagaaaaggaaaatgctttggCAAGGCAAAAAGGAAGGG GATAAGTCACAATCTGCTGAAATTTGGGAAAAATTGAATTTTGGAAACAAGGACCAAAATGTCAAATTCAGGAAATTAATGGGTATTAAG AGTGAGGATGAAGCTGGTTGTAGTTCAGTTGATGAAGAAAGTTATAAAACTCTGAAGCAACAGGAAGAAGTATTTAGAAATCTGGATGCTCAGTATGAGATGGCAAGATCACAGACCCACACACAAAGAGGAATGGGTTTGGGCTTCACATCTTCGATGCGGGGAATGGATGCAGTTTGA
- the RSRC2 gene encoding arginine/serine-rich coiled-coil protein 2 isoform X2 translates to MIRTNFFLKQARRHESKDKSSKKHKSEDHNDKEHSSDKGRERLNSSENGEDRHKRKERKSSRGRSHSRSRSRERRHRSRSRERKKSRSRSRERKKSRSRSRERKRRVRSRSRSRSRHRHRTRSRSRTRSRSRERKKRIEKPRRFSRSLSRTPSPPPFRGRNTAMDAQEALARRLERAKKLQEQREKEMVEKQKQQEIVAAAAATGGSVLNVAALLASGTQVTPQIAMAAQMAALQAKALAETGIAVPSYYNPAAVNPMKFAEQEKKRKMLWQGKKEGDKSQSAEIWEKLNFGNKDQNVKFRKLMGIKSEDEAGCSSVDEESYKTLKQQEEVFRNLDAQYEMARSQTHTQRGMGLGFTSSMRGMDAV, encoded by the exons ATGATAAG AACCAACTTCTTCTTAAAACAGGCAAGAAGACATGAATCCAAAGATAAGTCCTCCAAGAAACATAAATCTGAGGACCATAATGACAAAGAACATTCTTCTgataagggaagagagagactaAATTCATCTGAAAATGGTGAGGACAGACACAAGCGAAAAGAAAGGAAGTCATCAAGAGGCAGAAGTCATTCAAGATCTAGGTCTCGGGAAAG GCGTCATCGTAGTAGAAGCAGAGAACGGAAGAAGTCAAGGTCCAGGAGCAGGGAGCGAAAGAAGTCAAGGTCCAGGAGCAGGGAAAGAAAGCGTCGGGTTAGATCTCGATCGCGGTCAAGGTCAAGGCATAGGCATAGAACCAGGAGTCGAAGTAGGACAAGGAGCAGAAGCcg agaaagaaagaagagaattgaaAAACCACGAAGATTTAGCCGAAGTTTAAGTCGGACGCCCAGTCCGCCTCCTTTTAGAGGGCGAAACACAGCAATGGATGCACAAGAAGCATTAGCTCGAAG GTTGGAAAGAGCAAAGAAATTGcaagaacagagagaaaaagaaatggttgaAAAACAGAAACAGCAAGAAATAGTAGCAG cAGCTGCAGCTACAGGAGGGTCTGTCCTCAATGTTGCTGCCCTTCTAGCATCTGGAACACAAGTAACTCCTCAGATAGCTATGGCAGCTCAAATGGCTGCACTACAGGCCAAAGCATTGGCAGAGACGGGAATAGCTGTACCTAGCTATTACAATCCAGCAGCTGTGAATCCAATGAAATTTGctgaacaagaaaagaaaaggaaaatgctttggCAAGGCAAAAAGGAAGGG GATAAGTCACAATCTGCTGAAATTTGGGAAAAATTGAATTTTGGAAACAAGGACCAAAATGTCAAATTCAGGAAATTAATGGGTATTAAG AGTGAGGATGAAGCTGGTTGTAGTTCAGTTGATGAAGAAAGTTATAAAACTCTGAAGCAACAGGAAGAAGTATTTAGAAATCTGGATGCTCAGTATGAGATGGCAAGATCACAGACCCACACACAAAGAGGAATGGGTTTGGGCTTCACATCTTCGATGCGGGGAATGGATGCAGTTTGA